One window from the genome of Echinicola vietnamensis DSM 17526 encodes:
- a CDS encoding arabinan endo-1,5-alpha-L-arabinosidase, which yields MGLAACAVDPEAPANTGQPKAEEAFQLTDIMDTYGAISSFGNSAQWGPYNVHDPSIVKVGEWFYSYSTDVAYGHPMLKVGVQIRKSKDLVQWQFVGWAYDGLPPQATGYISAHGGEPFENTWAPYILATDDEFRLYYSLSSGVHKLSAIGLLTSDTPEGPWQQAGLAVTSNTDIPMTNAIDPSVIIDEDGRHWMYYGSAYDGIYVLELDPATGLAKTPDDKGKRVAQRGFTNGIINGNIEGPEVIFNGSTGYYYLFLSYDWLESKYNIRVGRSKSPEGPFLDFHGNDMNREADNGPMIVAPYRFEGHAGWQGTAHNAAFEEDGRFFIAHQGRPVVDRFYMIMHVRELFWTDEGWPVASPQRFANLERTTVTRDALVGSWEQIVLGYQVVPGFAAEQTDPNLQVSYEIRLHADGTIGGESANKWSYDAPWLTLNYGNGIFIDQVIVHNGYDWENHQETLLFTGLNNEGTAIWGKKELAD from the coding sequence ATGGGGTTAGCAGCGTGTGCTGTGGATCCGGAAGCTCCAGCTAACACTGGACAGCCCAAAGCGGAAGAGGCTTTCCAGTTGACCGATATCATGGATACTTATGGTGCTATTTCCTCTTTTGGCAATAGCGCCCAGTGGGGACCCTATAATGTCCACGATCCTTCCATAGTAAAAGTGGGGGAGTGGTTTTACAGTTATAGCACAGACGTGGCTTATGGTCATCCGATGCTTAAGGTGGGCGTTCAGATCCGTAAGTCCAAGGATTTGGTTCAATGGCAGTTTGTGGGATGGGCTTATGATGGTTTGCCGCCACAAGCGACAGGGTATATTTCTGCTCATGGCGGAGAGCCTTTCGAAAACACATGGGCTCCGTATATTTTGGCGACCGATGACGAGTTTAGGTTATATTACTCCCTGTCATCGGGGGTCCATAAGCTCAGTGCCATTGGCTTATTGACATCGGATACTCCCGAGGGGCCTTGGCAGCAGGCCGGTTTGGCGGTCACTTCAAATACGGATATTCCCATGACCAATGCCATCGATCCTTCCGTGATCATAGATGAGGATGGCAGGCATTGGATGTATTATGGCTCGGCTTACGATGGTATATATGTGCTGGAGCTGGATCCGGCCACAGGGCTGGCGAAAACACCGGATGACAAAGGAAAGCGGGTAGCCCAAAGAGGCTTTACCAATGGGATCATCAATGGCAACATCGAAGGGCCGGAGGTGATCTTTAACGGCTCCACGGGTTATTATTACCTTTTTTTATCGTATGATTGGCTGGAAAGCAAGTATAATATTCGCGTAGGGAGGTCGAAAAGCCCTGAAGGCCCATTTTTGGATTTCCACGGAAATGATATGAACAGGGAAGCGGATAACGGTCCCATGATCGTTGCCCCTTATCGTTTTGAGGGACATGCTGGATGGCAAGGCACTGCGCATAATGCGGCTTTTGAAGAAGATGGACGCTTTTTTATCGCCCATCAGGGAAGGCCGGTCGTGGATCGTTTTTATATGATCATGCATGTCCGGGAGCTCTTCTGGACAGACGAGGGATGGCCCGTCGCTTCTCCGCAGCGATTTGCGAACCTCGAAAGGACGACAGTGACGCGTGATGCCCTGGTGGGATCTTGGGAGCAAATAGTGTTGGGCTATCAGGTGGTTCCGGGTTTTGCAGCCGAACAAACTGACCCTAATTTGCAGGTATCGTATGAAATTCGACTTCACGCAGATGGCACCATCGGTGGGGAGTCAGCGAACAAGTGGTCTTATGATGCCCCGTGGCTGACATTAAACTATGGAAATGGTATATTTATAGACCAGGTCATCGTGCACAATGGATATGACTGGGAAAATCATCAAGAAACATTGTTGTTTACAGGGTTAAACAACGAAGGAACGGCCATTTGGGGCAAAAAAGAATTAGCGGATTAA
- a CDS encoding arabinan endo-1,5-alpha-L-arabinosidase: MKKTLITLFLMLTCIFSGMAQTISVHDPVMIKENDTYYLFCTGRGIAVWSSPDMENWEREAPVFAEAPAWAKEVVPEFANHIWAPDIFFHNGQYYLYYSISTFAKNTSAIGVATTKTLDSTSPDFGWTDHGIVIESVPGRDMWNAIDPNIITDDEGTHWMSFGSFWGGLKLVKLSEDMLSVENGPEDWYTLVRRKRTFELDERDPGDAAVEAPFIFKKDGYYYLFVSFDLCCRGERSTYKMMVGRSKHLKGPYVDREGKSMYNGGGTLVLEGDENWYGVGHNSTYTFDGKDYLIFHGYDAQENGRPRLFIREISWDNKGWPQVSIEE; encoded by the coding sequence ATGAAAAAAACACTGATTACCTTATTTCTGATGTTGACATGCATTTTTTCAGGAATGGCTCAGACCATTTCGGTGCATGATCCTGTGATGATCAAGGAAAACGACACCTATTACCTGTTTTGTACGGGTAGGGGAATTGCGGTGTGGTCTTCTCCAGACATGGAAAATTGGGAGCGTGAAGCGCCGGTTTTTGCAGAGGCGCCCGCTTGGGCCAAAGAGGTTGTTCCTGAATTTGCTAACCACATTTGGGCACCAGATATTTTTTTCCATAACGGTCAGTATTACCTGTATTATTCTATCTCCACATTTGCCAAAAACACGTCTGCCATTGGCGTAGCCACCACTAAAACACTCGATTCTACTTCCCCTGATTTTGGCTGGACCGATCACGGGATCGTAATCGAAAGCGTGCCGGGCAGGGATATGTGGAATGCCATTGATCCCAATATCATTACTGACGATGAGGGAACTCATTGGATGTCTTTCGGCTCCTTTTGGGGTGGATTGAAGTTGGTGAAGCTGTCAGAGGATATGTTATCAGTAGAGAATGGGCCAGAAGACTGGTATACCTTGGTGAGAAGGAAACGCACCTTCGAACTGGATGAAAGGGATCCAGGAGATGCAGCTGTGGAGGCTCCGTTTATCTTTAAGAAAGATGGTTATTATTATCTTTTTGTGTCATTTGACCTTTGCTGTAGAGGGGAGCGTAGCACCTATAAAATGATGGTGGGCCGGTCTAAGCACCTTAAGGGCCCCTATGTAGACCGAGAAGGAAAGAGTATGTACAATGGCGGTGGTACCTTGGTGCTGGAGGGTGATGAAAACTGGTATGGAGTAGGACATAATTCCACTTATACATTTGACGGAAAAGATTATTTGATTTTTCATGGTTATGATGCACAAGAAAATGGTAGACCAAGGCTGTTTATAAGAGAAATTAGCTGGGATAATAAAGGCTGGCCACAGGTGAGCATAGAAGAGTAA